The region AGGGGGTGTCTTTCGAGTATTGACAGAGGCCATTTATTCTTGCCCTATCCTTGATCTGAAGGTACGAGCAGATTTCCTCGCTGATTTCTTGTCTCACACATGAGAAGACCTACAAATGAAATTTGCCTGCTTATTACCCTAAGCTTGCCACATCACAGAATAAAACAACTATCTAAATAAAACCCACCAGTCCTGAAGTGTCCAGTAGTCTAGGATATTTTGCAAAGATGGCGACGCCCTCTGGATTTTCTCTAATCCACATGAGCCTGGACTTCGCTGTTTTTTGGTGGTATTCTCTGACTTTACCCAGAGGTTCTTTATTGTGTTTCATCCACTGTACCATCGCCTCAATGGCAGCAGGTTCGATGTCATCTGGAAAAGTTAACAATAATTGCCCTATGAAGAATGGATATACCAAGGAATCATGACAAAGATATTGTTCTAAATGTGAATTCTGAAAATCTGCACATTACAAAGGAGATGAAAAGGTATGCCAGGAATGAACATCCTATGCATGATATGTAATTTCTTCTTACTCTtgttaacatttcaaatgttaacttaaaaaaaaacacataaaaataCCTTCATCACTCTCCAGACTACTGACTGATGAAGCTGTGGAGTCAGAGTTTGTTTTGTTGGCCTTCCGAATGCTCACATGATTCTTCTTTGCTGTTCTCTTCCTCACATTCCTGAGTCTTTCTTCCAAATAACCTGTAGCTGCATGCTGTCCAATGCTAGAAGTGTACCAAGCTTCCTGTGAAAACAACCAATGAAGGTAAAATGTTTTGCCTAAGGACACATGGTCAGAACTCAAACTCCCGATCCTAAAACTACTCAGCAGTTATGAATAATGAGCACCTAGCTATATGCTCATAACAGAAAGTCAATGTAAATGATGATTTCGCCCCGATTCATTTTGGTTTGAGGCAGACTGTATCGTGACCGGACACCTCCCCCGGACAGTGGGGAATGCCCGGGGggggaattgtccgggtggggAATTGATGCGGGGTGAGATGTCCTAGAACCGAATGTAATCCCATCCATACGACCTGACACATCTATAATCAATGTTCTCTAGCTTCCAGCAAACAAATCATGAAACCAAATTGAACATTCAACTGAGAACTCACCAATCACATCAAAGTTGAAATtatttagtgaaaataaaatgacagTATTTTTTAATGAGCCAAGTTGAGGGGGCACATTCCTCCTCATCTCAAATGCATATGATCACATGGGCCGGGAGAGAACAATCTCCATGTTTCTCAGAGTAAATCAATTCATTTCTTGATGTTCCCAGTTTAtgccaaatatatatttgtcaaagCTATTTCATTGACCCACTGACTTAAAACGAAGGGTTTtctgtatatggtatatagGCTActtggataacatgttgacaATTAAAAAGAATGGTAGTATCCAACTGGCAACAGCCATCCTTCTACATTTTAAAAACGTAATCCAAAAAAAGAAGTGATCTAACATGACAAAAATTGATACTAACATAACCATCTCCATCTTCTCCCTTCAGTTTGGGAAACTCATTTACAATGGATCTTGCAAGAGCCTCTTTTACATGGGATGTGGGCctgaaatataaacaattttgtgtaaaataaTGAGTTgctaaataaaagtaaacattgtGAAAACTAAAAATGTTTGTTCACCACTGGTCACCACTAATTCTCAAAGACATAGAATTCAAATCACCTTTTATTGAGTCTACATGTACATACCTATCTCCAAACTGTTCTATCAGGTGTGATACAAACATCCTGACAGCTTGAATCCGATATTTGTGACTAAGTAGTCCTTCGTCCATTTCAGACTCAATGATATCTCCGCCGTTGTTATCATTTAGTATTTTACGGATATCCTTTGAAAAGGAGAAATCGAGAACAAAGCTGGTGATTGGAGCTTAGTTGTGCTTTGCACTGTACCTATTAAAGGGGAACAACAGCCCCCTTACAGAAGACAGATCTGCCTGGTTAATTGGGTGTGTAATGATTGATGTGTGCACCATTTCAACAGTTCTGGATGAATTGTTTCGATTACTGTAAAAAGATGGCAGACTTATTAATGACAATCACATACCAATGCAGATTTATACAAGGGAGAAGTACAGTACTTACAAAATGTAACTTCGGTCTCTTTGGGGTATTGCTATGTTCTGGTGTTGAGGTGGTTATCAAAGATTTAGGTGATTGTAATGAAAAAGTTGGAGACTGCAATGTAGATTGATATGCCTGGCTATCCTGAGtctgcaaaaagaaaaaaagaaaaactctAACAAATGAACCATTTAACGCTGGTCATTTTTTGCACTTCAAACTTCCCAGCGCTGGCTATTTTATAACTCATATTATAAAAGTGTCATTTGTCTTTAAATTTGCTGCAAAAATTCTTGATGTAAATTGACTTCTTGTACCATTTTATACTGTATCTTATCCCCCTTGATCTTGGAAGCAGGTCTCCCTCCTCCAGTCTTATATCCCCATCCCCAGGTTAGTCATGAATCCTTTATTTGCAAGCTCTTCAACAACACCAACTACAACTTTTCCACTTGCAAACAATTTCTCTGGGTCAGGATTGGTGGTATCTGGGTGCAAGGGCCGCACTCGGATTTTGGTGGTTGGTTTTCCTCCTTGCCAGTATACACTTCCCAGTGTAATTAATTTAATGCATACGCTTCCATACCCCCTTTTATTCACTTTGTGGGCATGTACTGTACTGGATGAACCCCAATGGTCCCTGCTCTCGTTGGGTGATGTTTTCATGTGAAGTGTAGGGTGACTAAATCCGGAAAGGGTCTAATAATAAGATGCCAATATTTGATTATGGTACGGAATCGGGTTCTAGACATTATGGATATTAAAACTCTGTAAAGTTGTTTTGTAAAAGTAGAGCTAAAAATGCACAGATTTCTTCAGGTGTGACTACAATCCACTGGCGATCTGAGGGTTCATCTGACCTGCATATAGATTTGTTTCAGTAACAATATGATCAATAAGACCTACTGCACCATCAAGTAGAGTCCAAACACTTCAACAGGGGTGACATTAGGTCTTCGAGTTTCAGTGGATGGAGGTATGTTTTGAAAACTGTGGACCTCATTCCAGCCCTAGCCATAGTCCTTATAGGTATGTTGGCGACCCTCACTTCCCTTCCTAAATCCATATAAACCTGACAACCAACACCTTTCTCACTCTTACTTGGTCCCATACCTGCGCCATTAACAGGTGGCCCAATTTCACTTCCGAAGCAATACTGTACCACATATGTTAAGATTGATAGGCCCAGGCATAACGATTGACTAACATCATTGTCATCTTTGGATTCTGAGGAATCTTTAGGGACCAGTAAATGTGAGCAGCTTTCAAGAATTGCTGTTCGGTACTGTGACGAAAAAAGATCATGACCGTGTAACTAAAAAATACATACCCATTCAAAATTTGTATCTTGTGACAACACAGAAAGCTGGATCATTTGGAGGTCCACTCTGAATCATTTGGAGAGGGTGGTAATCAAGCAAGTCATCAATACGACAAATTTCTGTTTTTCGTGGCTCCTGTGCTTCAACTTTGTATGCATGTAGGTGCCTGGAAAATCCAGTTGTCAGCCATTCTTCATAAATCAATCTAACTCCAGACTCTACTGCAATAATGTTAACAAGTTTACCGAAGACTGGATCTAGTTCAACATTCTTTCCAACAACCACCATCTGATGTTTCTTGTATGTGTGTCCAAATACTTTGCACCAATTTGCAAGGAATACTTCGTCGTATAAACCTAGTCTTAGCCTTATGTGGACAACATCTGAGTCTGTAATTGATGCCACAAGAACTGATGACCCTGGACCGATTTCAACTTCATCCCCAACGAGTGACAATTGTGACAAGAGATTATAGCACAGCAACATTTGGTTCCTGTAAGCTAATGtctttgcaatattttgaaaattacacACTATGTGTGAAAGTCTCCTTGAAAAATTGTGTTTAGCCTCAAAGCGCATAGCCCAAAATCTTGTTAGAGGACCAAGTTTCTGGATGGCCATTGGGTAGTGTATCATATGATGATGTTTTGGTTTCAATTGCCTTGCATTACCAAACAGTTCAAGAAAATGTTGGTGATGATCTTGAATGAGGTGTTTGAGGTACACTGTGTCTCCCCTACTTATAACTGGTGAAAATATTATGTCCATGCATTTAAGCAACAAAATTAACAGTTCCCAGTGCTCATCATCCTCTGGCACTAAATCACCCATCATAAGTGGAAAGTGTCGTATCAAACACCACATTTGGGCAGCATTTTGCCCTGGAGCACCATCTGGATTAGTCATACTAGAAGCAGAGAAGATACATGGCTTGTTCTGGTTATCACCAGAACCATAGTTGAAACTAACAAGCCTACTATTCAACAGATTAATGTTGAACAATCTTTTGTCAATAAGAGCTTTTACCACCAATTTGAGCTCCAGTGGGCACACACCTTCTAGAAGATCATGCATGATATCCGGAGCAAAATTTTGAGTGACATGATAGTGGTGAATTTTGTTTAGGGGACTGTCGGACCTCACACCTGTATTTGGAAGGTCTTGAGCATTCACATCCATTTGATAGTTGTCTTTAGTGCGGAGTAACCCAACATTCTCAGATGTAGATAACTGGGCTTCAGCTCGGTGCATCTTACAAAATCTGCACGGGTAATTGGCAGTGAATCCTTGGGCAAAGCCAAAGAGAGAGTGTAATCCAAGGTTATCACCTGTAACTTGTGCTAGTCCAACACGTACAGTCCCTTGAAATGTGGGTGCTTCAATTTGTATACCATCATGTATTAATGAATTAAGATCTTCAACTAGTGGGTCAAATATTGGCTCATACCCATACAGTTTAGCATCACCAGCATTGAACAACATTACTAAATGACAGTTATTTAGCGATGATCTAAACTTCGGATGTATGTTGGTTATGGTGCAATAAACAGCACCAAGCTTGTGAGTACCAGCCTTTGGACTAAGTGGGTTTGCAACCTCAAAGTCATCAATGTAGAAAAGCAACTGAATGTTCCTTTTGTGCctacagaatatattttgttGGCTGTATTCCCCATCATGGAAATCTCTCATTAACCCATCAAGACTGGGCTCATGCATTTCGATGTTCTCTAAGAAACCTTTACTTTCTAAAATAAGTTTCATCAGTGGTTTAATGGGCACATactgaaaagaaacatttttcaacACTTGAGAGACATTTCCTGTCATTCTGTTCCTCCTTTGATAGAATGCTACTGCAATAGGGATCTCCTTAGGTGCCAGGAATACACCACTTTGTGTGAAATACTTCTTTCTCATGTAAACCCCTATGAATCTGTCAAAGgtgttttcacatttttcaaaatcctccaTCAGGGAACAAAATGAAAGATCATTAGGTTGAATCATGTTTTGCTGAGCAAACTGGGAGGTTTTGTGCTTCAAGTAGCCAACGACATCATCTAATAAATCAGATGTATGACCAACTACACCGTCTATTGTTGACTGTACGACACTGCTTGAAGCCAGCAATTTTGCGAGAAAGATGGCAATCCTTTGTTCTATCTCTGCTTTGTCAAAATCATCCCAATTTTGAACATTTGGAATAGGTTGCTCATCATGGTCCCCACGCAATGGCTCATTATCATCTGATGAATTATGATCGCTAGCATTCAACTCATCAGCATCATCAAGCAAGGGAACTTCATTTGCTCCatacatttcatgttttttttccacatGGGATTTAAATGTAGATACATGGTTCTTGAATGTTCTCATGCAGCCATCCTGCATACATGTGATGGGTCCTGTGAAATACCTCCCATTTACTAGTGAATGAATGTTCTTAAAATGCCATATTAGGGCCTTGCTGTGACCTAATATCAAATGGCCACATCTGAAACAAACAAATCCCATCTTGCCCAGTGTTTATAATCAAGTTCAGCAGAATTTAAGAAGTTGAACATACCACCACTGTTGTTTCATTCTGTTCGGAATTTAGCTCCTTGATCTTCTTAGCAGCCTTCATGCGTGGTCCAAGGGGAGGTATCAGCTCTTTTAAAGTTTCCATTTCTAATAGGACAAAGATTTCTTTGTCAATGAAATTCTCTGAAAACCAAGAAAAAGGGGCATTGAGACaatgaacatttgattgatacaGACTACAGAGTTAGCTTACAGTAGCTATATACTTGTATGCACTATGTGGAACCAACCAATGGCTTAAGAAGTTCATTTGGCCATCTAGGCAAAAATCCTGAAGGGATATTCTCCCACTGATTGAATAATTTGAAATGTATCCTTTGTCTCTTTGCTAACATCAAATATCACCATATTTCTCAAACctggttttgatgataaactatatataatatttgttcaAGATTGGAGATGAACGACTCAATTTCTCACTTCACAGCAGGGTTGTTGATTTTTCCtattaaaaaaatgattaaaaccaGATTGTGTTTATTCAAATCAGATTAATTTTTTTGAATTTCTTAAATCCaaatatcaatttatcattttaatgcCAAATATTCCACAAACACTCATACCCTCTTATATTACCTACAAACAGTGTTTAATTTCAGTTAAGCACAGTGTTTAATTTTGAATTCAGAATCATTAAGGACCTACTTATGCCTATAAATCAGTCAGTCCCACGAAGGGATAAAGGAATATAGAATCTAGGTGTTGTGAAGAAGCTACTGTTTGCACATAGAAAAATACTGTTTTAATGATGGACTGGTGCAGTCCAAGGTGAGTGTACACAGAAACGCTTTTCTCGTACAATCCTATAATAATTCAGTAGTAGGTGTGCAAACTATAAACGACAGTATAGTTTGAATGAATTGCacagttttaacaaatgatgtggttgaacttttttttttaaatgccaaaaaattaaacaagacaGTGAAGAAACTAGGCCTAGAGTAGAGTGATTAATATTCAACCTCttaagaaatattattattattacacaaaatttatatagcgccttattcaattaaaaaattgctctaaagcgctttacagcaaaagataaaaaatttgTTCAAAGTATAAAAGTTAAAAGGTTATAAAAGATTAGATTGtatagaaaaatatatgatagaaatgtaaaaaataaatagaagaattatgactaaaatacaaaataacaccTGAATTAAGTACGTGCAGCAAATATTCAGGTAACATAATATTACCAATAAAAACGTATTAATATGCCATTTTGGTTTAGATAAAGTATGTACATTTTGCGTACCAGTAGTCAACCCcacaaattgttttgtattttccaGAGGAAGAAGCATAATTTAAATGTGATTCTATAGAAGgatataatttttgaactatttgtaGGTAGGCCTAATCTATAATAAAATTTTTTTAGTTATCATTGTTTTTTGTATAGATGAGATTTAAACTTGGCAGCCATTTTGTGTTGTTCTATTATGGTAAACTTGGtccaatttattattttttatcattttttcctATAATTTTTTAAACGATGATGAttcatgacatacagtatacaaTATTGCTATAGAAAAGATTTACACATTGTGTGTGTGGGTGAAAACAGTTTATCACAAACAATAGCTTTCAAGTTGGGAAATTTTGGTAGCCCACCGGACTACTGCTACTCAGTGTTCTGACAGTTCTGGTAGTCCAACGTATATTTGGTCGTCTAGGGCTACACTCCGCTACAGCCTACTGAACTACCACATATTTCGAACCTTGGCAATTATGCCAGGGCCTATATAGATTGAGGTTTGCCTGGTGCAGGCATCATAATCCGAATATTTTCAATGAATGTTGAAGCAATTTAGCTGAAAAGTGCACAGTATACAGGCACCCAGTGCTACTTACTTACAAcaacgcccccctccccctgcttAACTGTACATACTTAATTTGTAGAATTAATATTCAAGTACTTATCGTAGGGTATATCAAGATGCCCGAATAATGCGGGGGCCGTATAATGCATATAAACCTAGGCTACCTAACAATACGTTCCAATATTACCGTAGCAACATGCTCAAAAAGTGCTATGAACAAATAAGATCTGTTAGGCCTACTTATTTTCAAccataatatatgcaaaacGGGCTGTTTTTTTCACATCTTGACCAAAAAGACCTAACattctaggctaggcctaaatgttaattttgtatgaaaattcaaaattttcattgccaagaaatttttaaatgaaattgttgtaaatttattcCAAGTTCTGCCTCTTGTTTGGtcttctttgtcttttttttggtaggcctaggcctagtctgATAAGCTATGTTAGTAAACTTACTGCTTTATCAGatgtaacattaggcctaggctacagtaggtctaggctaggcaaagctatttttgttatttaggcctaggcctacagtaaccctaaaattctggtaaaaacgctgatgattttttttggtcACTGGGGCTTGTTCCAtaactaggcctaacgttaggcctataaCACTATGCGCAGTAgtgcctagcctaggcctaacattaggctactgtaggcctacgaCATTACGCATATTCCAAATGTTTCACACTTCAGTAGCTGCCCTGTGTGTACAAAAAAACCCACTCCATTAGCATGTCTAAATCTAGCCGTCATGCTCATGATCGCTGACCCTCATGATCGCAAATAGGCCTcgcctaggggcctaggcctcATCATATTTACTTACCAAACTTGGCACAACATTGCTTAGGCCTAGGAGCTAGGCTACTTATGCATTGTCAACAATGCTTACTTATGCAGTTGTGCAtcgtcatatttattttaaatatacagtTCAATTAGGATTGTGGATTTATCTATCAGATACTAGAGGTTCCGTACATGTATACATCATCTCAATCTCAACTGCAATAGTGTACTCTTTACAGGCCTAGCCTATGTTATGGCTTAGCGTTAGGCTATAGGCTAGTACGACTACGAATTAGTCACCGACTTAGCCATACGTTAAGTCTTCGTATGCTACTTCAgcatttcttgaaatttaattacatattaaaaaagATATTTGCACATGATACCATACCTTGAAATGAATTAGCCCATTCCATCAAGCCCCATTCTTCTAATTTATCTTTCACGAACGAATCCATTTGTGCTTCTAATCATGTTCGCTCTGTCAGCAAACTTGTTCTACAGCCAATTTGTCTATGGCGCGCGCGCAGGGCCAATATGATCGGACGGTCAATGTGTGTTCGTTGATTGGCTGATCTGACATGGTGCACTCATATTCCTATAATGTTGACCAATCATAGTCCAATATTATTTTGACTCGTTGATGAAAGTCAGTTTCGGACTTAGCATTAGGTCAGCTTAGTGTATGGTACAACCCAAATTGGGTTATAAGACCATCGACCCTGCGTTTGGGTCATGAATATGACCCAGGTGTTTTAAGAGTGTATAGCGCAAAAATCTGCGGCCGAGTATTATAATGCACTTTACAATAAGAGAACAAAGTGCATCTACTATGCAAAGCAATACGACAAAAAGGATATGCTAATAGATTTCAGGTAATGATAATGACTGCACTAATTTAGGTTTCTTTGTTCATAATAAAAGAGGGAGATAATGATGATTGTAAGTACGTAGAAGCAAtctccattaaaaaaaaacaattcctggatttttgttgttgttgttttattttatgacTTTACATACTAGAGGTAGTCTACATGCTAAATTACGCCTACATATAGAAAACCCTCCGAGGTTGGTGTGAAATAATTGCACTGATTCAAATCCTTTGAAAACTTCATCGGACAAATTGAGTGGGTATTTACTGTATATAGACCTAATAATGCAACGTATAAGTTAGGGACGGTTTCTTTTATTATTCGAAAACCAAATAACTCTGTTAGAATCATTGCTCATTATTTCGTGGAAACAATAACATTTCTGACTACAACCGTTAACCGCGAAAATGTATCAGAGACACCGTGGAAAGGCATGCACGTATGCCATTTGGGGGTTATTGTTTGCCTATACTCTATCGCAACTCTGTGCATAATTCTCAACTCTTTCAATCCCGTGATTTTAGATTGTTTGGAGAAATCACCTGATCTTTATTGTCCATTATGGCGGTTTCCGATATGAACATTGGATTTGTTATCGTGGTCAGAGATCGTTTCATTACTTTTACTCAAATTCCAGATGATGTACCATTGTATtgtagctaggaaagttttgtgattacatgATCGACCTgtcacggtcgtaaatcgacctcaggctcaacaattagcctgcaaagcttcttaacaccattataggctctttgtgtaaacactgtgcgGAAATATGTtgatgtctacagtgtagttaatcatacagcggtCACACAAAGActctcatacaagaaaaaatatgtggcaggcgtggcagactaattggtaagaagaggtcattttacgaccaaggcaggtcgataacgtaatctcaagaaactgtTCTATGATTGCGTGCTTTAGTTGGGTCTACACAGCAGACCATTAAGTCTTGATAAACTCATTCTATACTCATCCGTTCTAAGCCACCGTTACGTGCAAAAGAATTGGAAGCATTGCGAACAGTAACATTATCAGTCTTCGTCTATTGATCAAGTGTGCCATTCATCGTGCGTGCATAGCATACAATGTGACAGGAACCTCGGCAAGTGTAGTGATGGAGTTTTGGAGTTACATTGCATTATACAGTAACAGCTGCTGGTCGAATCATGTGATATATCTGATCTTGAACACCACGTATAGGAAGAGGGCTTTGCGCATGCTCAGACAATAATAACTCAGGGAACATAACAACGTATATGAAAGCTGTACGATAAAAtgcataaaatatttttttaacggTGTACCGGTATATCTCTCAATTTGCATTTCACGTTGAACATTGTAAATTCAGCTGCTCACATAAAGATAATGTTCATGACAATATACTTCGTTACCGTACACTTCACCAACCTACACAAACACAgatgtgttttacattcagacagAGGACTCCATTGTTTTCCCCTATTGTTCAAATTCATGTACCCTAACCTGAACAATACCCCGAACAAAATAATTCGtctgaggacgtggtgattcttctTAAATGACGtctgaggacttggaattccttAATGTCCTCatacagaatacaaaacaattagTGCACACACacagtttcgaacctctggacgta is a window of Apostichopus japonicus isolate 1M-3 chromosome 21, ASM3797524v1, whole genome shotgun sequence DNA encoding:
- the LOC139962912 gene encoding uncharacterized protein isoform X3; amino-acid sequence: MIQLSVLSQDTNFEWTQDSQAYQSTLQSPTFSLQSPKSLITTSTPEHSNTPKRPKLHFDIRKILNDNNGGDIIESEMDEGLLSHKYRIQAVRMFVSHLIEQFGDRPTSHVKEALARSIVNEFPKLKGEDGDGYEAWYTSSIGQHAATGYLEERLRNVRKRTAKKNHVSIRKANKTNSDSTASSVSSLESDEDDIEPAAIEAMVQWMKHNKEPLGKVREYHQKTAKSRLMWIRENPEGVAIFAKYPRLLDTSGLINLDFEVIKPKCGDKLFLLWTPAVARNLLHYADKQNDWSRHLGIVQDSSQLSDDEVCNIALQCIPCILPVGSQKIKGKGKRATIEDALTSFVDLQKIGTNIPHYLEGVKQKQPFVLAIGSSRVSPEQTYIIIEREAIPQESLLNAIDLCFKCFHVFDMNYQWQSYNTWQFLQTVVYNLPGKMSSSVVSLKTYLKVGRK
- the LOC139962912 gene encoding uncharacterized protein isoform X1, which translates into the protein MDSFVKDKLEEWGLMEWANSFQENFIDKEIFVLLEMETLKELIPPLGPRMKAAKKIKELNSEQNETTVVTQDSQAYQSTLQSPTFSLQSPKSLITTSTPEHSNTPKRPKLHFDIRKILNDNNGGDIIESEMDEGLLSHKYRIQAVRMFVSHLIEQFGDRPTSHVKEALARSIVNEFPKLKGEDGDGYEAWYTSSIGQHAATGYLEERLRNVRKRTAKKNHVSIRKANKTNSDSTASSVSSLESDEDDIEPAAIEAMVQWMKHNKEPLGKVREYHQKTAKSRLMWIRENPEGVAIFAKYPRLLDTSGLINLDFEVIKPKCGDKLFLLWTPAVARNLLHYADKQNDWSRHLGIVQDSSQLSDDEVCNIALQCIPCILPVGSQKIKGKGKRATIEDALTSFVDLQKIGTNIPHYLEGVKQKQPFVLAIGSSRVSPEQTYIIIEREAIPQESLLNAIDLCFKCFHVFDMNYQWQSYNTWQFLQTVVYNLPGKMSSSVVSLKTYLKVGRK
- the LOC139962912 gene encoding uncharacterized protein isoform X2, which produces METLKELIPPLGPRMKAAKKIKELNSEQNETTVVTQDSQAYQSTLQSPTFSLQSPKSLITTSTPEHSNTPKRPKLHFDIRKILNDNNGGDIIESEMDEGLLSHKYRIQAVRMFVSHLIEQFGDRPTSHVKEALARSIVNEFPKLKGEDGDGYEAWYTSSIGQHAATGYLEERLRNVRKRTAKKNHVSIRKANKTNSDSTASSVSSLESDEDDIEPAAIEAMVQWMKHNKEPLGKVREYHQKTAKSRLMWIRENPEGVAIFAKYPRLLDTSGLINLDFEVIKPKCGDKLFLLWTPAVARNLLHYADKQNDWSRHLGIVQDSSQLSDDEVCNIALQCIPCILPVGSQKIKGKGKRATIEDALTSFVDLQKIGTNIPHYLEGVKQKQPFVLAIGSSRVSPEQTYIIIEREAIPQESLLNAIDLCFKCFHVFDMNYQWQSYNTWQFLQTVVYNLPGKMSSSVVSLKTYLKVGRK